AAAGTTTGTAATAACTAACTGAACCAGTTAGTTATATAATCCGTACAACACACACAGGAAGATAAACAGGAGTAAAATGAGAACTATCTCTAAAACAATTGATTTGGCAATACTGTGTAGGACCAGATAAATTAGAGTCGTATAGATTATGTCTTCATATGTTGTCTAAACATCAATATGCTTTTAAATCTTTGCCATCTGTCCTTAAACAAGTTTTTAAACACTTccagaagaaggaaaagaactGAGTGGGATGGGAGTTAGTCATGTTGAAGTGTGAGGAGAGAGGGATTCGATAGTGAATAGTAGGTTCATAGGGAGCAGGGTTGCATAGTGGCAGGAAGGAAGTGAGTATTACTATGTTGAAGTGCGGGTAGGGAGGTTATCTTCCCTTAGAAGCTCAGTCTCTGGGTATTTCTAAGGTTTCTTGACTGTAGTAGCTCTAttagttaattttgtattaatcaATAATATTGTGTTCGTATAAATCTGTCACAGAGAACTAAAACATCTTTAGGGAGTCTCAGAGATTGTAATAGTACTGTGTTTTTAACATTTCAGGTCATAACTGTTATTCATAGTGTGAAACCGTGGACAGTTCCTTGGACAGCAAAAACTATTGTCCAGGTAAAGTATATGCTTTCTAACGTTTTGATACCATTATGAAATGACCATTCCATTCAGGCCTACTTCTGCATTGCCAGGAATGCCCGTTCCTATTCTTTTGTAGTGAAAGGGGATTCTTGGCTGTCAATACAGCAATGAAGTTATTACTTGACAACTTAACCCCAATTAATTAATGCAAATATGATAAGAGGTATTACTTGATTGGCAAATAATAATGTGGTTAAAAGTTGTATTTATTGGTTTACCCACTCTCCCTATTAAAATGACTGCAAAATTAATAAACtactcttatatttaaaaattattataaaaacttttcATCCGTTGCTACTTGACCATCTGAATttggaaaactaaaataattacttttttattgaaatctttCTGTTCAAATGcaaaattgtaaaatagttatatttagcAATCGTAACATTTGATTTTAGAGAAGTTTTTGTTGTCATTACAATACAATTCTGGTTCTATTCCATGttccaaatataaaatatgttctgAAATCAGGATACTAATAAGCAATGAAATTATCacttctatcttttttttttttttattctccttTCATAGTATGTAAATACCATTCCTCTGTGTTGAACTAGCTTAAATTTTAGGTcagaaataaacttttatttcatttcaaaaataaaattttataataaagtattttaattttttttttgttattgctGAAAAGAGAGAAGCGAAGGCATTTGATGAATTCTGAATGTAGCATACACGCATGACATGagtattcttatttataattaagaagaCATAtcataataagaaatataaataataattcataaagaGAAATTTTTGCAGATATTTTCTTATTGATgtaatatacttatatttttctatttaatgttATCAAATCATATCTTTAACAGTTAACTCTTTTCAATTAAGAACTTGTAAATAGATGAAATTGCCATATATTTACTTATTCAGAAATTATATTGTCGGTTTGATTTGCTCTTACTATCATTACATCTAGAAGGGCAAACTAAGTTGGATTCTGCAGGTTATGCTCCTCTGGATTGCCTCATTTTGGTTTGTAGGATCTTGGATAGTTCCATTTTTAGCATACACAGCAGGGTTTAGAAAGGAATCCCTTACATACAGAGGGCAAGCATTGTACAGCCTCTTGACCGATGTTGCCGAGGGTGTGGTTGGGATAGCAATTCTTCGGCATTGTCTTGCAAAGTTTCAACCTCTTTCATCTGATTGGTTCAAATTTGAACTGAAGGGGAAGTGGCAGTTTGATGTCGGTTTGGGCTGCCTTATGTTCCCCCTTATCAATCATCTATCACAAATGAACCTAAATTTGTTGCCTGTTCTTCAATATACTCCAGTTCCCATCTCAAGTGTAGAGCAATCCATTGTTGCTCGAGACCCTGTGGCAATGGCGCTCTATGCAGTGGTAGTCTCAGTTTGTGCCCCAATATGGGAGGAGATTGTCTTCCGTGGTTTCCTTCTCCCATCTTTAACCAAATACATGCCTGTATGGAGTGCAATATTAGTTAGTTCAGTATCGTTTGCCTTGGCACATTTTAACATTCAGAGGATACTACCACTTGTATTTCTTGGCATGGTGATGGGTACTGTCTTTGTACGGTCTAGGAACCTATTGCCATCGATGTTGTTGCATAGTTTGTGGAATGCTTTTGTATTTCTGGATctcatgaaataaaatatatgtttttgacTATCTTCTTACATTTTTGGCATTCTTGCTTCTGGATCTGTCTATTTTCCACTGCTTGTCAGACAAATTAAGGTGCACTTGTTATGCTTTGATCaagattttatataatttatcacTTCTCAATGTTAAACTTGGAGGGTTAAAGGGTTAAAAGTTTAAAACCAGAAGGGGGAGGAGTAGGTCGGGTGGGGTTGTGTTGTACTACTTTTGTCAATATTTAAACACTTGACATCAGTAGTACGATTATTGTCGGGAGAACTGTCAGCAAAACACTATCTAATACACTTTCTT
This genomic interval from Vigna radiata var. radiata cultivar VC1973A chromosome 8, Vradiata_ver6, whole genome shotgun sequence contains the following:
- the LOC106772642 gene encoding uncharacterized protein LOC106772642; this translates as MSTTISSLPFSLPLHHNSRVSPFYLPSSPIPSQSSITFPTKKWKFLCFKHENTSSEINVSELKDDKLAEDLVKREGDQSDDLKKDWFAAIHAVITVIHSVKPWTVPWTAKTIVQVMLLWIASFWFVGSWIVPFLAYTAGFRKESLTYRGQALYSLLTDVAEGVVGIAILRHCLAKFQPLSSDWFKFELKGKWQFDVGLGCLMFPLINHLSQMNLNLLPVLQYTPVPISSVEQSIVARDPVAMALYAVVVSVCAPIWEEIVFRGFLLPSLTKYMPVWSAILVSSVSFALAHFNIQRILPLVFLGMVMGTVFVRSRNLLPSMLLHSLWNAFVFLDLMK